One genomic window of Cellulophaga sp. Hel_I_12 includes the following:
- a CDS encoding MGMT family protein: MKPDHQNFFERVYEIARQIPYGRVTSYGAIAKHLGATRGARMVGWAMNASHAMDDIPAHRVVNKKGLLTGKHHFAGTNLMQQLLENEGIKVVAFQIQDFEKLFWDPYKELGA, encoded by the coding sequence ATGAAGCCTGATCATCAAAATTTTTTTGAGAGAGTCTATGAAATTGCAAGGCAAATTCCTTATGGTCGGGTAACTTCCTATGGTGCTATTGCGAAACATTTAGGAGCCACTCGTGGTGCGCGTATGGTAGGCTGGGCAATGAATGCATCACATGCAATGGACGATATTCCAGCGCATAGAGTAGTCAACAAAAAAGGCTTGTTAACGGGTAAACATCATTTTGCAGGCACCAATTTAATGCAGCAATTGTTAGAAAACGAGGGCATTAAAGTTGTCGCTTTTCAAATTCAAGATTTCGAAAAACTTTTTTGGGATCCCTATAAAGAGTTGGGTGCTTAA
- the tyrS gene encoding tyrosine--tRNA ligase encodes MKINFVAELQWRGMLHDAMPGTEEHLMNEMQSAYVGIDPTADSLHIGHLVAVMMLRHFQLAGHKPYVLVGGATGMIGDPSGKSNERNLLDEKSLRHNQEALKNQLSRFLDFESDANNAAVLVNNYDWMKDFSFLEFIRDVGKHITVNYMMAKDSVKKRLSSEAKEGMSFTEFTYQLVQGYDFLHLFRTHNCTLQMGGSDQWGNITTGTELIRRIGGGKGFALTCPLITKADGTKFGKTEGGNVWLDAERTSPYKFYQYWLNTSDEDAEKYIKIFTFLGKEEIAALVLEHQKAPHLRILQKRLADEITVMIHSQEDLDHAVEASEILFGKSTASSLKKLNEKTFLDIFEGVPQAEVTMADVEEGLDMIAALAAKTGFLASNGEARRELKQNSISVNKEKVGEDYVITKADLINNKFVLLQRGKKNYFVILVK; translated from the coding sequence ATGAAAATTAATTTTGTAGCAGAATTACAATGGCGGGGGATGTTGCACGATGCCATGCCTGGAACTGAAGAACATTTAATGAATGAGATGCAATCGGCTTATGTGGGTATAGACCCTACGGCAGATTCTTTACATATTGGACATTTGGTGGCAGTAATGATGTTGCGGCATTTTCAATTAGCAGGGCATAAACCTTATGTATTAGTAGGTGGGGCAACAGGAATGATTGGCGACCCTTCTGGAAAATCGAACGAGCGTAATTTGTTAGATGAAAAAAGTTTACGTCATAATCAAGAAGCTTTAAAAAATCAACTTTCACGATTTTTGGATTTTGAAAGCGACGCAAATAATGCGGCAGTTTTAGTGAATAATTACGACTGGATGAAAGATTTTTCTTTTCTAGAATTCATTCGAGATGTGGGCAAGCACATTACCGTAAATTATATGATGGCTAAAGACTCGGTTAAAAAACGCTTATCATCAGAGGCTAAAGAGGGTATGTCGTTCACGGAGTTTACCTATCAATTGGTACAAGGCTACGATTTTTTACATTTGTTTAGAACCCATAACTGCACCTTGCAAATGGGTGGGAGCGACCAATGGGGAAATATTACTACAGGCACTGAATTAATTCGTAGAATTGGTGGTGGTAAAGGGTTTGCCTTGACCTGTCCTTTAATTACTAAGGCAGATGGTACTAAATTCGGGAAAACCGAAGGTGGTAATGTTTGGTTAGATGCTGAAAGAACATCACCCTATAAGTTTTACCAATATTGGTTAAATACCTCGGATGAGGATGCCGAAAAGTACATTAAAATATTTACGTTTTTAGGGAAGGAAGAAATAGCTGCCCTGGTTTTAGAGCATCAAAAAGCACCCCATTTGCGAATTTTACAAAAACGATTAGCAGATGAAATTACAGTAATGATACATTCGCAAGAAGACTTAGATCATGCGGTCGAGGCCAGTGAAATTTTATTTGGAAAATCGACTGCCTCAAGCTTAAAAAAGTTAAACGAGAAAACTTTTTTAGATATTTTTGAAGGCGTTCCTCAGGCCGAAGTGACCATGGCAGATGTGGAAGAAGGTTTAGATATGATTGCTGCCTTAGCGGCAAAAACAGGCTTTTTAGCATCTAATGGGGAAGCAAGGCGCGAGTTAAAACAAAATTCTATATCGGTGAATAAAGAGAAGGTTGGGGAAGATTATGTAATTACCAAAGCAGATTTAATCAATAATAAGTTTGTGCTTTTGCAACGGGGAAAGAAAAACTATTTTGTGATTCTGGTGAAATAA
- a CDS encoding cell wall metabolism sensor histidine kinase WalK, with the protein MAILFKKSYKFALRSAIYITAILSLLLLFLFLVFQEELNVLLLIVTALVSFAVCFFVIQLRVEKFIYKRIKRIYDDVSLLESSSLSSRTVTTDMGTLTAEIEKFAKDKKIEIDTLKIREEYRKDFLGNVSHELKTPLFTVQGYILTLLDGAAENKVLRKKYLQRASKGVDRLIYIVKDLDLITKLEVGDLNLEVSEFNIVELIQNIFDLLEMKASKKKITLAFDMKYLKPILVKGDKEKIQQVITNLLVNSIKYGHANGTTEVSVENLIKNKVIVRVTDNGEGIAKQFIPRLFERFYRVDKSGSREEGGSGLGLAIVKHIIEAHNEKIYVESVLGVGSEFSFTLEKAESIKNDV; encoded by the coding sequence ATGGCGATATTATTTAAAAAATCGTACAAATTTGCTTTACGTTCAGCGATTTATATAACCGCTATTTTATCATTATTGTTGCTGTTTCTTTTTTTAGTATTTCAAGAAGAATTAAATGTGCTACTTTTAATTGTTACAGCTTTAGTTTCTTTTGCTGTTTGCTTCTTTGTAATTCAGTTGCGCGTTGAAAAATTTATTTACAAAAGAATTAAACGTATCTACGATGATGTTTCTCTACTAGAATCTTCAAGCTTAAGCTCTAGAACGGTCACTACCGATATGGGAACCTTAACGGCAGAAATAGAAAAGTTCGCCAAGGATAAAAAAATTGAAATCGACACCTTAAAAATCAGAGAAGAGTATCGTAAAGACTTTTTAGGTAACGTATCACACGAACTTAAAACACCCCTATTTACGGTTCAAGGCTATATTTTAACCTTATTAGACGGTGCTGCAGAGAATAAAGTGCTGCGTAAAAAGTATTTACAACGTGCTAGTAAAGGTGTTGATAGACTTATCTATATTGTAAAAGACCTTGATTTAATCACCAAGTTAGAAGTTGGCGATTTAAACTTAGAAGTCAGTGAATTTAACATTGTAGAGCTTATTCAAAATATATTTGACTTATTAGAAATGAAGGCTTCTAAGAAGAAAATAACGCTTGCTTTTGATATGAAATACCTAAAGCCAATTTTAGTAAAAGGCGATAAAGAAAAAATACAGCAAGTAATTACTAATCTTCTAGTGAATTCTATAAAATATGGTCATGCAAATGGCACCACAGAAGTTAGCGTTGAAAACTTGATAAAAAACAAAGTTATAGTCAGAGTTACCGATAATGGGGAAGGTATCGCCAAGCAATTTATTCCTAGACTCTTTGAACGTTTCTATCGGGTTGATAAGAGTGGAAGTAGAGAAGAAGGTGGTTCAGGGCTGGGGCTAGCCATTGTAAAACATATTATTGAAGCGCATAATGAAAAAATTTATGTGGAAAGTGTTCTCGGTGTTGGTTCTGAATTTTCATTTACCTTAGAAAAAGCAGAATCTATCAAAAACGACGTATAA
- a CDS encoding response regulator transcription factor — protein sequence MKKKDIRILLVDDEPDILEILNYNLSQEGYDVFTAKNGVEAVSKAKKKQPHLIILDVMMPEMDGIEACEIIRNTSGLEHTLITFLTARSEDYSQVAGFDAGADDYITKPIKPKVLVSKVKALLRRLKEEGENTDDIVKVGNIVINREEYKIINNGEELTLPRKEFELLALLTSKPNKVFKREDILDKVWGNEVVVGGRTIDVHIRKLREKIGDDHFKTVKGVGYKFIL from the coding sequence ATGAAAAAGAAAGACATTAGAATACTTCTGGTAGATGATGAACCAGATATCTTAGAAATTCTGAATTACAATTTATCCCAAGAGGGTTACGATGTTTTTACCGCTAAAAACGGTGTTGAAGCTGTATCAAAAGCAAAGAAAAAACAGCCGCATTTAATAATTTTAGATGTTATGATGCCAGAAATGGATGGCATTGAAGCTTGTGAAATTATCAGAAACACGAGTGGTTTAGAACATACATTAATTACTTTTTTAACCGCTCGTAGCGAAGATTATTCTCAAGTGGCTGGTTTTGATGCAGGTGCTGATGATTATATTACGAAACCTATAAAGCCTAAAGTTTTAGTTAGTAAAGTAAAAGCACTTTTAAGGAGGTTAAAAGAAGAAGGTGAAAATACCGATGATATTGTAAAAGTGGGTAATATTGTTATTAATCGCGAAGAATATAAGATTATTAATAATGGGGAAGAATTAACCTTACCTAGAAAAGAATTTGAGTTGCTAGCCCTTTTGACCTCAAAACCCAATAAAGTTTTTAAAAGAGAAGATATTTTAGATAAAGTTTGGGGCAATGAAGTTGTGGTAGGGGGGCGTACTATTGATGTGCATATTCGAAAACTCCGTGAGAAAATTGGTGATGATCATTTTAAAACGGTAAAAGGGGTAGGCTATAAGTTTATTTTATAA
- a CDS encoding acyl transferase: MKTMFTFAPRLATMDWSKIFKIKSYLDFERISLEVYQHQYTNNTVYQEFCDYLNKTPDTVQKLMQIPFLPIEFFKTKKVVSTNAKAQILFTSSGTTGSTTSTHYVSDVGLYEESYLRGFDYFYGNIQDYCVLALLPSYLEREGSSLIYMADDLIKKSQHPESGFYLNDIELLVKKLIALDHQGTKIILIGVSFALLNIAEKYSLNLKNTIIMETGGMKGRRKEMIREELHAILKNGFGVQKIHSEYGMTELLSQAYSKGNGVFNTPPWMQVLVRDTEDALSYQTNGKTGGINVIDLANVNSCSFIATQDLGKKFDDGSFEILGRFDHSDIRGCNLMVF, translated from the coding sequence ATGAAAACTATGTTTACTTTTGCACCACGATTAGCAACTATGGATTGGTCAAAAATTTTCAAAATAAAATCATATTTAGACTTTGAACGTATTTCACTTGAAGTTTACCAACACCAATATACGAACAATACAGTGTATCAAGAGTTTTGTGACTACCTCAACAAAACACCAGATACCGTTCAAAAACTAATGCAAATCCCCTTTTTACCAATCGAATTTTTTAAAACGAAAAAAGTAGTCTCCACCAATGCTAAGGCTCAAATACTATTTACCAGTAGTGGCACCACTGGAAGCACCACTAGCACACATTATGTGTCTGATGTTGGGTTGTATGAAGAAAGTTATTTAAGGGGGTTCGATTATTTTTATGGCAACATTCAAGACTATTGTGTATTAGCCCTTTTACCCTCCTATTTAGAACGTGAAGGTTCTTCCTTGATTTATATGGCCGACGATTTAATCAAAAAAAGTCAACATCCGGAAAGTGGATTTTATCTGAATGATATTGAACTATTAGTTAAAAAATTGATTGCCCTAGATCATCAAGGCACTAAAATTATCCTTATCGGTGTATCTTTTGCACTGCTTAATATTGCCGAAAAATATAGCCTCAATTTAAAAAATACGATTATCATGGAAACTGGCGGTATGAAAGGACGAAGAAAAGAAATGATTCGTGAGGAGCTCCATGCCATTCTAAAAAACGGATTTGGCGTACAAAAAATTCATTCGGAATACGGCATGACAGAACTTTTATCTCAAGCCTACTCCAAAGGAAACGGAGTTTTTAATACCCCACCTTGGATGCAGGTTTTAGTGCGTGATACCGAAGATGCGTTGAGTTACCAAACCAATGGAAAAACTGGTGGGATCAATGTTATTGATCTAGCCAATGTCAACTCTTGCTCCTTTATAGCCACCCAAGATTTAGGTAAAAAATTCGATGACGGGAGTTTCGAGATTTTAGGCAGGTTCGACCACTCTGACATACGAGGATGCAACTTAATGGTTTTTTAA
- a CDS encoding T9SS type A sorting domain-containing protein, which produces MKKLYILILFLSFASFSYAQEQKNIGDIEGFKLYPNPVTTGKVYINTKLNAPKKIIILDVIGNKVLEATIIGSELNLSDLDAGIYIIRVFEKDKVATRKLIVK; this is translated from the coding sequence ATGAAGAAACTTTACATTTTAATCTTATTCTTATCTTTTGCCTCTTTTAGCTATGCTCAAGAGCAAAAAAATATTGGAGATATTGAAGGTTTTAAACTGTATCCTAACCCAGTAACTACCGGTAAAGTTTACATCAACACCAAATTAAATGCTCCAAAAAAAATAATTATTCTAGACGTTATTGGCAACAAGGTCTTAGAAGCGACAATTATAGGTTCAGAGTTAAACCTATCGGATTTGGATGCTGGCATCTATATAATTCGTGTTTTTGAAAAAGACAAAGTGGCTACCCGAAAGCTTATTGTGAAGTAA
- a CDS encoding T9SS type A sorting domain-containing protein, producing MKKIYFLLLMAFAFTLSGQEKLDTQKDNPEIVGFKLYPNPTYNDIVYITTKDNATKDILVYDLFGEIVLKERTTYKELNIAILDAGVYIVQVTENSKTTSRKLVVK from the coding sequence ATGAAGAAAATCTACTTTCTATTACTTATGGCGTTTGCCTTTACATTATCTGGTCAAGAAAAACTTGATACGCAAAAAGATAATCCCGAAATTGTCGGATTCAAATTGTATCCGAACCCTACGTATAATGATATCGTTTACATTACTACAAAAGATAACGCCACTAAAGATATTCTAGTATATGACTTATTTGGAGAAATTGTTCTTAAGGAGCGAACTACTTATAAAGAATTAAACATTGCCATATTAGATGCTGGGGTATATATTGTACAAGTAACAGAAAATTCAAAAACTACTTCAAGAAAATTAGTCGTAAAATAA
- a CDS encoding TonB-dependent receptor: MKYALLFFVFLITSAATSQDVGSIVGKITDKEFNNDPLAFANVLIKGTTKGTTSDFDGLFEITNVEPGTYTIVFSYLGYQTVEIPNVVVEAGKVTTIDTPMSASEGMSLDEVVVTTSARKDSEIALLLQQKNALTMQEAISAEALTLKGIDDAAAAVAQISGISKQQGSSNVYVRGLGDRYQNTTMNGLSLPSNDVNKKNINLDLFSSSIIENVSVSKAYTPLFYGDFAAGNVNVKSKEYTGNGYLEVALGSGVNSNAAGEAFVRSEGPSDFGFYNRYSNDPFAIILSHGVDPISSWEPINISAAVEGGYSFNFNGDKSRLSFFGAASFNNGYTILEGPARDFTNVLKVDFPSVREFSYSTNTTALGNITYKIDSNNKINYSSLFINSSTDAVGYYGVDGNGFNRDAIASDTGFYVMNVQFNQDMIFVNQLTGQHIFDDKLSLDWGTGFNKVFSDEPDRKRITLEDYQFSLDNDPTTNPIFYTNIPFDNQRFFQSIEDDELNSFLNLGYEVSEKVKLNIGYNGRRKERRFNSIRYGYDIQDRDATPITDVNNFDAIFSVDNINIPNGEGIYNTLVLNAINNEVGNINRPGLPENTYQGNLEVHAGFLSAEIAANKWSFVPGIRVESFSQKVAYNVINIRQDDPGFRSVYENLYLPSLNIKYGLTENANLRLAFSQTASFSEFKEAAPFVYESVTQRVGGNPDLLGGLNGTSATYSDVFNYDLKYEWFLERGEIFSLAAFAKTIKNPVNRVVAADATGTQRYFRTGKQADIIGAEIEIRKNLLLDAEDRPVFSLGLNAAYTRTQQDLQDIPAGELNTFGTSFDRDSDQLEGASPLIINTDLNYSPTFGDYKPKATLAFTYFSDRIFSIGAGSLGNIVEKGVPTLNFVWKNSFGKHFEANLSIKNILDPNISFIRENTGNGDIVIREFTLGVNAGLTLNYKF, from the coding sequence ATGAAATACGCTTTACTATTTTTTGTTTTTTTGATCACTAGTGCAGCTACATCCCAAGATGTTGGGAGTATTGTTGGAAAAATTACAGACAAAGAATTTAATAACGATCCATTGGCTTTTGCTAATGTTTTGATTAAAGGTACTACTAAAGGAACAACTTCTGATTTTGACGGCCTTTTTGAAATTACGAATGTGGAACCGGGCACGTATACTATTGTTTTTAGTTATTTAGGCTATCAAACCGTTGAAATACCAAACGTAGTGGTAGAGGCGGGAAAAGTGACTACCATAGATACACCAATGTCAGCTAGTGAAGGAATGTCTTTAGATGAAGTAGTAGTAACTACATCAGCCCGAAAAGATTCTGAAATAGCACTTTTATTACAGCAGAAAAATGCACTAACCATGCAAGAAGCTATAAGTGCTGAGGCTTTAACCTTAAAAGGGATTGATGATGCTGCTGCCGCTGTTGCTCAAATTTCTGGAATTTCGAAACAACAAGGTTCAAGTAATGTTTATGTTAGAGGTCTTGGCGACAGGTATCAAAATACAACGATGAATGGCTTATCACTTCCTTCTAATGATGTCAATAAAAAGAATATTAATCTTGATTTATTTTCATCAAGTATCATAGAAAATGTTTCAGTAAGCAAGGCGTATACACCACTTTTTTATGGAGATTTTGCGGCAGGAAATGTGAATGTAAAATCTAAAGAGTACACCGGTAATGGATACTTAGAAGTTGCTCTCGGAAGCGGGGTTAACTCGAACGCAGCGGGTGAGGCTTTTGTGAGAAGTGAAGGCCCTAGTGATTTTGGTTTTTACAATAGATATAGCAATGATCCCTTCGCAATTATTTTATCGCATGGTGTTGACCCTATATCATCATGGGAGCCTATAAACATCTCGGCAGCCGTTGAAGGTGGATATTCATTTAATTTTAACGGTGATAAGTCTAGATTAAGCTTTTTTGGTGCAGCTAGCTTTAATAATGGATACACCATTTTAGAAGGTCCTGCTAGAGATTTTACAAATGTTCTAAAAGTAGACTTTCCAAGTGTTAGAGAGTTCTCATATAGCACAAACACTACCGCTTTGGGTAATATTACGTATAAAATTGACAGCAATAATAAAATTAACTATAGTTCGCTTTTTATAAATAGCTCAACCGATGCAGTAGGCTACTATGGCGTAGATGGAAATGGTTTTAACAGAGATGCCATTGCAAGTGATACAGGATTTTATGTAATGAATGTGCAGTTTAACCAAGACATGATTTTTGTAAATCAGCTGACTGGACAGCATATTTTTGATGATAAACTAAGTTTAGATTGGGGTACTGGTTTTAATAAAGTATTCTCAGATGAACCAGACAGAAAAAGAATAACCTTAGAGGATTATCAATTTTCTTTAGATAATGATCCTACTACAAATCCTATTTTTTATACCAATATTCCTTTTGATAACCAACGATTTTTCCAAAGTATTGAAGACGATGAGCTAAATAGTTTTTTGAATTTAGGTTATGAAGTTTCTGAAAAAGTAAAGTTGAATATCGGTTATAATGGAAGAAGAAAAGAACGAAGATTTAACAGTATACGTTATGGATATGACATTCAAGACAGAGACGCTACCCCTATTACCGATGTAAATAATTTTGACGCTATATTTAGCGTTGACAATATTAATATCCCCAACGGAGAAGGTATTTATAATACTTTAGTTTTAAATGCTATCAATAACGAGGTCGGCAATATTAACCGACCTGGCTTACCTGAAAATACCTACCAAGGAAATTTAGAGGTACATGCCGGTTTTTTATCTGCTGAAATTGCTGCTAATAAATGGAGTTTTGTTCCTGGCATTAGAGTGGAGTCTTTTAGTCAAAAAGTAGCCTATAACGTTATTAATATTCGTCAGGACGATCCAGGCTTTAGATCGGTCTATGAAAATTTATATTTACCTAGTTTAAATATAAAATACGGTTTAACTGAAAACGCTAACCTACGCCTTGCCTTTAGTCAAACAGCTTCTTTCTCTGAATTTAAAGAAGCAGCACCTTTTGTATATGAATCGGTAACTCAAAGAGTTGGGGGTAATCCAGATTTACTCGGTGGCCTAAACGGTACAAGTGCTACCTACTCTGATGTTTTTAACTACGACTTAAAATATGAATGGTTCTTAGAACGTGGTGAAATTTTTTCTTTGGCAGCCTTTGCTAAAACTATTAAAAATCCAGTAAATAGAGTTGTTGCTGCCGACGCTACTGGAACCCAGCGTTATTTTAGAACTGGTAAGCAAGCAGATATCATTGGAGCAGAAATAGAAATTAGAAAAAATCTACTTTTAGATGCAGAAGATAGACCTGTATTTTCATTAGGATTAAATGCAGCATATACACGCACGCAACAAGATTTACAAGACATTCCTGCGGGAGAACTTAACACTTTCGGAACTTCTTTTGATAGAGATTCGGACCAACTAGAAGGGGCTTCACCACTTATCATTAACACAGACTTAAACTATAGTCCAACTTTCGGCGACTACAAGCCTAAAGCAACCTTAGCCTTCACTTATTTTTCAGATAGAATATTTTCTATTGGGGCAGGTAGCTTGGGTAATATTGTAGAAAAAGGAGTACCCACATTAAACTTTGTCTGGAAAAATTCTTTTGGAAAGCATTTTGAAGCAAACCTTTCAATAAAAAATATACTAGATCCTAATATTTCTTTTATTCGAGAAAATACAGGAAATGGAGACATTGTAATTCGTGAATTCACACTTGGCGTAAACGCGGGCTTGACCCTTAATTATAAATTTTAA
- the trmB gene encoding tRNA (guanosine(46)-N7)-methyltransferase TrmB has product MGSKNKLRRFNENATFENVLQPDRDDVQKGLVHLKGNWNSFFKNDNPIVLELGCGKGEYTIGLAKQNKNKNFIGVDIKGARFWRGAKTAIEDHLTNVAFLRTQIELIDLLFAENEISEIWITFPDPQIKYKRTKHRLTNQLFLDKYRFILNDAGVVNLKTDSEFMHGYTLGLLHGSGLEVLYANHDVYKNEGSPKEVMNIQTFYEKQYLEKGKPITFIQFKVK; this is encoded by the coding sequence GTGGGAAGTAAAAATAAACTAAGACGATTTAACGAAAACGCAACTTTTGAAAATGTTCTTCAACCAGATAGAGATGATGTTCAAAAGGGTTTGGTGCATTTAAAAGGCAATTGGAATTCCTTTTTCAAAAATGATAATCCTATTGTTTTGGAATTGGGCTGTGGTAAAGGCGAATATACGATTGGGCTAGCCAAACAAAATAAGAATAAAAATTTTATAGGGGTCGATATTAAGGGGGCTCGATTTTGGCGCGGTGCAAAAACAGCAATTGAAGATCATTTAACCAATGTGGCTTTTTTAAGAACCCAAATCGAATTAATAGATTTGCTCTTTGCTGAAAACGAAATTTCAGAAATCTGGATTACTTTTCCAGATCCTCAAATAAAATATAAACGAACAAAACACAGACTAACCAATCAACTATTTTTAGATAAATACCGATTTATTTTAAACGATGCCGGTGTTGTTAATTTAAAAACCGATAGTGAATTTATGCATGGGTATACTTTAGGTTTATTACATGGCTCTGGATTAGAAGTACTTTACGCTAATCATGATGTGTACAAAAATGAAGGAAGTCCAAAAGAAGTAATGAATATTCAAACTTTCTACGAAAAGCAGTATCTTGAGAAAGGAAAACCAATCACCTTTATTCAATTTAAAGTCAAATAA
- a CDS encoding Mrp/NBP35 family ATP-binding protein codes for MKLEKKDILKALENITVPGEGMNMVESGAVTNIQIFGDEVELDITIKNPSLQARKKTEVEILKIIHKEVYEKAKIKINVKVDAPSTKPKTNEIKGKPIPGIKNIIAVASGKGGVGKSTVTANLAVTLAKMGFKVGLLDADIYGPSMPIMFDVANEKPLAVNIEGKSKMKPVESYGVKLLSIGFFTQPNQAVIWRGPMASKALNQMIFDAHWGEIDFMLIDLPPGTGDIHLSIVQAMPITGAVVVSTPQEVALADARKGVAMFQQDSINVPVLGIVENMAYFTPEELPDNKYYIFGKEGAKNLAEDLKIPFLGEIPLVQSIREAGDVGRPAAMQTGTATEAAFEELTRNVVQQVVNRNDSLPPTEAVKITTMAGCSAVKKK; via the coding sequence ATGAAGTTAGAGAAAAAAGATATCCTGAAAGCTTTAGAAAATATTACAGTACCTGGCGAGGGTATGAATATGGTAGAAAGTGGAGCAGTGACCAACATTCAAATTTTCGGTGATGAGGTTGAATTAGATATTACTATAAAAAATCCAAGTCTTCAAGCACGTAAAAAAACCGAAGTTGAGATCCTTAAGATCATTCATAAAGAGGTTTACGAGAAGGCAAAAATAAAAATTAATGTAAAAGTTGATGCACCTTCAACGAAGCCAAAAACGAATGAAATTAAAGGTAAACCAATACCAGGTATCAAGAATATTATAGCTGTAGCTTCTGGTAAAGGCGGTGTGGGTAAATCTACCGTTACGGCAAATTTAGCTGTTACATTGGCTAAGATGGGATTCAAAGTAGGCTTGTTAGATGCTGATATTTATGGCCCATCGATGCCTATCATGTTTGATGTTGCGAATGAAAAGCCTTTAGCGGTAAATATCGAAGGAAAATCTAAAATGAAGCCTGTAGAAAGTTACGGCGTTAAATTATTGTCTATCGGATTTTTCACCCAACCCAACCAAGCGGTAATTTGGAGAGGACCTATGGCCTCTAAAGCATTAAATCAGATGATTTTTGATGCTCATTGGGGAGAAATAGACTTTATGTTGATCGATTTACCTCCGGGAACAGGCGATATTCATTTAAGTATAGTGCAAGCAATGCCCATAACAGGTGCGGTTGTGGTTAGCACACCACAAGAAGTCGCTTTAGCTGATGCGCGTAAAGGAGTGGCGATGTTTCAACAAGATTCTATCAACGTTCCTGTTTTAGGAATTGTAGAGAACATGGCCTATTTTACTCCAGAAGAGCTGCCTGATAACAAATACTATATATTCGGTAAAGAAGGTGCTAAAAACTTAGCAGAAGATTTAAAAATACCCTTTTTAGGTGAAATTCCTTTGGTACAAAGCATTAGAGAAGCAGGTGATGTAGGTAGACCAGCAGCGATGCAAACGGGAACAGCGACAGAGGCTGCTTTTGAAGAATTGACGCGCAATGTGGTACAACAAGTCGTGAATAGAAACGATAGTTTGCCACCAACAGAGGCGGTTAAAATAACAACAATGGCAGGTTGTTCTGCTGTTAAAAAGAAATAA
- a CDS encoding LysE family transporter, translated as MTHVLILFFVTFSAAFMATVPPGLLNMNAAKTSVEKGKLNGIMFSLGVSTMIMVQAYIAVLISKYLHNNPEVVAVLLKIALVVFAFFTIYFFVLAKKNTIQKEKALNLSKKNSYFKGILLAALNLLTIPYYSGLNAMWKTSGWINFEITDVLTFVVAAGLGTFTVLYLYTIYFYKLETKNNSFSRNSNYILSALMLILFVITTVRIFNQ; from the coding sequence ATGACGCATGTATTAATTCTTTTTTTTGTCACCTTTTCTGCAGCTTTTATGGCCACAGTTCCTCCAGGATTATTGAATATGAATGCCGCAAAAACCAGCGTAGAAAAAGGCAAATTAAACGGAATTATGTTTAGTCTTGGAGTCTCGACCATGATCATGGTACAGGCCTATATTGCCGTACTTATTTCAAAATACTTACATAATAATCCAGAGGTAGTGGCTGTTTTATTAAAAATAGCCCTAGTGGTATTTGCTTTTTTTACCATTTATTTTTTTGTTTTAGCCAAAAAAAATACCATTCAAAAAGAAAAAGCACTTAATTTAAGTAAAAAAAACAGTTATTTTAAGGGAATATTATTAGCAGCCTTAAACCTATTGACCATTCCTTACTATAGCGGTTTAAACGCCATGTGGAAGACCTCTGGCTGGATCAATTTTGAAATTACTGATGTTTTAACTTTTGTGGTAGCTGCTGGCTTAGGAACATTTACCGTTTTGTATTTGTACACGATCTACTTTTATAAGTTAGAAACAAAAAACAATTCGTTTTCAAGGAACTCTAATTACATTTTAAGTGCCTTAATGTTGATCCTTTTTGTCATCACCACTGTTCGTATTTTTAATCAATAA